A genomic window from Streptomyces sp. HUAS YS2 includes:
- a CDS encoding SMP-30/gluconolactonase/LRE family protein — protein MSGSTHPVVYEILDERFRTGRCANGDDVMRVLHNGGRWVEGPVYLPAWRQLIWSDIPNDRMLRWDETTGTVGVFRSPAGHSNGNTLDREGRLISAEQGNRRVTRTEHDGRITVLADRWQGRRLNSPNDVVVHSDGSVWFSDPDFGITSDYEGHRAESEIGANQVYRIDPGSGEVRLVADGFGAPNGLVFSPDERELYVSDTRNGVIRVFDVRDGGTLSDGKVFAETKEGLGRFDNIRFDDGGRLWAAAMQGGVHCYDPDGTLIGRLLMPEPVANVAFGGPKNNIMFLAASTSVYCFMTAVTGAPRIRV, from the coding sequence ATGTCCGGCAGCACTCACCCTGTCGTGTACGAGATCCTGGACGAGCGCTTCCGCACCGGACGCTGCGCCAACGGCGACGACGTCATGCGCGTCCTGCACAACGGAGGCCGCTGGGTCGAGGGACCCGTCTATCTGCCCGCCTGGCGGCAGCTCATCTGGAGCGACATCCCCAACGACCGCATGCTGCGCTGGGACGAGACGACCGGGACCGTCGGCGTGTTCCGCTCCCCCGCCGGGCACAGCAACGGCAACACGCTCGACCGCGAGGGCCGGCTCATCAGCGCCGAGCAGGGGAACCGGCGGGTGACGCGGACCGAGCACGACGGACGGATCACGGTGCTCGCCGACCGCTGGCAGGGCCGTCGGCTCAACAGCCCGAACGACGTGGTCGTGCACTCGGACGGGTCCGTGTGGTTCTCCGACCCCGACTTCGGGATCACCAGCGACTACGAGGGCCACCGCGCCGAGTCCGAGATCGGCGCCAACCAGGTGTACCGGATCGACCCCGGCAGCGGCGAGGTGCGGCTCGTCGCGGACGGCTTCGGGGCGCCGAACGGGCTGGTGTTCTCGCCCGACGAGCGGGAGTTGTACGTCTCCGACACGCGGAACGGGGTGATCCGGGTCTTCGACGTGCGCGACGGCGGGACGCTGTCGGACGGCAAGGTGTTCGCGGAGACGAAGGAGGGTCTCGGCCGCTTCGACAACATCCGATTCGACGACGGCGGACGGCTGTGGGCCGCCGCCATGCAGGGCGGCGTGCACTGCTACGACCCGGACGGCACCCTCATCGGCCGGCTGCTGATGCCGGAACCGGTCGCCAACGTCGCCTTCGGCGGCCCGAAGAACAACATCATGTTCCTCGCCGCATCGACATCCGTGTACTGCTTCATGACCGCCGTGACCGGAGCGCCGCGCATCCGCGTCTGA